A single genomic interval of Dyella sp. BiH032 harbors:
- a CDS encoding tetratricopeptide repeat protein, with protein MRKTLLALAITLALPGFARASALLNEADAAIPPISVGSGRQEGLAEAREAMAQGTDPASAKSHARRAEELLAPYVSDGDPAACWHMGYLYATGDGLPLDIRRGEALVRVAADGGEAAAAYWLASRELERKGQRQEAIRLFSLAAVQGHLGARGALSRLQPEGPASDASAPTSAAVSAATPIRYEMPMHADPLRAPVVVASVQMPVAGTANVDEVSQQLRAKDAKIAELEAEVSRLKQQVSPAMPNASDLNQRGLAAVAMGDYEGAVSYLRQAAAQGDNNARANLAAMYLNGTGVPQDAHFGIALLETAAKDGNVVAAENLATLYEYGMAGQAVNLHEAARWNKRAAALGSAKARAALQRLGQ; from the coding sequence ATGCGCAAAACTCTCCTTGCCCTGGCAATCACCCTAGCGTTGCCGGGGTTCGCGCGTGCGAGCGCGCTCCTCAACGAGGCGGACGCAGCGATCCCTCCGATCTCGGTTGGCTCAGGCCGCCAGGAGGGGCTCGCAGAGGCGCGTGAGGCCATGGCGCAGGGAACTGATCCCGCGTCCGCCAAGTCGCATGCCCGACGCGCGGAGGAATTGCTAGCGCCTTACGTGTCCGATGGTGACCCAGCGGCCTGCTGGCACATGGGTTACCTGTACGCGACCGGCGACGGCTTACCGCTCGACATCCGTCGCGGCGAAGCGCTGGTGCGCGTTGCGGCCGATGGTGGCGAAGCGGCGGCCGCCTACTGGCTCGCGTCGCGCGAGCTGGAACGGAAGGGACAGCGTCAGGAGGCCATCCGGCTCTTCTCACTTGCCGCTGTTCAGGGGCACCTGGGTGCTCGCGGGGCGCTCTCGCGCTTGCAGCCGGAAGGTCCTGCCTCCGATGCTTCGGCTCCCACGTCCGCGGCGGTAAGCGCCGCGACCCCAATTCGGTACGAGATGCCAATGCACGCAGATCCCCTGCGGGCGCCCGTTGTCGTGGCCAGTGTCCAGATGCCCGTTGCAGGTACAGCGAACGTGGACGAGGTCAGCCAGCAGCTGCGCGCGAAGGACGCGAAGATTGCGGAGCTCGAGGCTGAGGTGAGTCGGCTCAAGCAGCAAGTCTCGCCCGCAATGCCCAACGCGTCGGACCTTAACCAGCGCGGGCTGGCAGCTGTGGCGATGGGTGACTACGAAGGTGCCGTCTCTTATCTACGGCAGGCCGCAGCGCAGGGTGACAACAACGCCCGCGCCAATCTTGCCGCCATGTATCTCAACGGCACGGGCGTCCCGCAGGACGCGCACTTCGGTATTGCATTGCTCGAAACGGCAGCGAAGGACGGAAACGTCGTTGCAGCCGAGAACTTGGCAACTTTGTACGAGTACGGCATGGCCGGGCAAGCCGTGAATCTGCACGAAGCCGCCCGCTGGAACAAGCGCGCGGCCGCGCTTGGAAGTGCAAAAGCCCGAGCAGCGCTTCAGCGCCTCGGCCAGTAG
- a CDS encoding efflux RND transporter periplasmic adaptor subunit, translated as MKRAPLIAFTLAALLMTAIVAYWAGRHGSGQAAISGDHPASTASPAPATSAKPLYWYDPMIPAEHHDKPGLSSMGMTMIPKYADAGADQSAVRIDSATVQNLGVRTASVERRALTATVRVPGTINWDLRQAVVVSARVDAVVSKLYVRAPYTNIPAGAPLAELLAPQWSSAVAESQALQHVQSDEAKALRGAAQQRLQVLGLSPADSHAMGSGGQVTLHAPQAGVISTLDVREGQRVNAGQTLMTINGLSTIWVEAALPQAVAGTVHADTPVTVRVDAVPGKVFRGQVEAVLPDVDMTTRTQRARIVLANPDGALSPGMFATVQLEPTPGKAVPVVPDDALISTGEHTRLIVAEDGGRFRAVAVRTGRAADGYTEILGGLSGGEKVVVSGQFLIDSEASLSGALDRLNDPATTPAPAATAAMPGMPMQGDHP; from the coding sequence ATGAAACGTGCGCCCTTGATCGCCTTCACTCTCGCGGCGTTGCTCATGACTGCGATCGTGGCTTATTGGGCAGGCCGTCACGGTAGCGGGCAGGCAGCAATTTCTGGCGATCATCCCGCCAGTACGGCATCGCCAGCACCGGCCACCAGTGCCAAGCCGCTGTACTGGTACGACCCCATGATTCCCGCCGAGCATCATGACAAACCCGGTTTGTCGTCGATGGGGATGACGATGATCCCCAAGTACGCCGATGCTGGCGCCGACCAGAGCGCCGTGCGCATCGATTCGGCAACGGTCCAGAACCTTGGCGTACGCACGGCATCGGTTGAACGTCGTGCGCTGACGGCAACCGTGCGGGTGCCTGGCACGATCAACTGGGACCTGCGCCAGGCCGTGGTCGTCAGCGCCCGTGTGGACGCGGTGGTGAGCAAGCTGTACGTACGCGCTCCCTATACGAACATTCCAGCAGGCGCACCGTTAGCAGAGTTGCTTGCGCCGCAATGGAGCAGCGCCGTGGCCGAGTCGCAGGCCTTGCAGCATGTCCAGTCGGACGAGGCCAAAGCCTTGCGCGGTGCTGCGCAACAGCGTTTGCAGGTACTTGGCCTGTCGCCAGCGGATAGTCATGCAATGGGAAGCGGCGGGCAGGTCACCCTGCATGCGCCTCAAGCAGGCGTGATCAGCACCCTGGATGTGCGCGAGGGGCAGCGCGTCAATGCCGGGCAAACGCTGATGACGATCAATGGGCTGTCCACTATCTGGGTCGAAGCAGCCTTGCCGCAGGCCGTGGCCGGCACCGTGCATGCGGACACACCCGTCACCGTCCGCGTCGATGCTGTGCCGGGCAAAGTATTCCGCGGCCAAGTGGAGGCCGTGCTTCCTGATGTCGACATGACCACGCGCACACAGCGTGCACGCATCGTGCTCGCCAATCCGGACGGCGCGTTGAGCCCAGGCATGTTCGCCACGGTGCAGCTCGAGCCGACACCGGGCAAAGCCGTGCCGGTCGTGCCCGACGACGCGCTGATTTCCACTGGCGAACACACGCGCCTGATCGTCGCCGAAGACGGCGGACGCTTTCGCGCCGTCGCGGTGCGTACCGGACGTGCGGCGGATGGCTATACCGAGATCCTCGGCGGCCTCAGCGGCGGCGAGAAGGTGGTGGTGTCCGGTCAGTTCCTGATCGACTCGGAAGCCAGCTTGTCGGGGGCGCTGGATCGCTTGAATGACCCAGCGACAACACCCGCGCCCGCGGCGACCGCAGCGATGCCAGGCATGCCCATGCAGGGAGACCATCCATGA
- a CDS encoding copper resistance system multicopper oxidase, with amino-acid sequence MKIFPPPAMNLSRRRFVQGVAFGGTIAALGLLRPSKAWALNIAGQPASHSGTDFALDIAETPVNYTGRPRLATTVNGSVPGPTLRWKEGTTVTMRVTNRLRVPTSIHWHGIIVPFQEDGVPGISFPGIAPGETFTYRFPVRQSGTYWYHSHSGFQEQTGLYGALVIEPAGPDRHPTARDYVVMLNDWTDQNPEHIFATLKRQSDYYNFAQPTAPEFFRDVREQGLRQALAERKMWNQMRMNSTDLSDVSGYAFTYLMNGAAPAGNWIGLFKPGEKVRLRFINGSSMTIFDVRIPGLKMTVVSADGQDVAPVPVDEFRISVAETYDVIVEPQEDRAFTIFAQSIDRTGYARGTLAPRTDMEAAVPAMDPRMPVSMVDMMGAMAQGNGHGGMAGMKDIPGMDMSSMAAPTAAAVHHARTEYRNPGVDMHVDMPRTNLDDPGTGLRDNGRRVLTYADLHTLGGSIDPREPSREIELHLTGNMERYMWSFDGVKFSDAKPVHFRSGERLRLMLVNDTMMNHPIHLHGMWSELESSDGQFQVRKHTLNVQPAQRIAYGVSADNLGRWAYHCHMLYHMEAGMFREVVVS; translated from the coding sequence ATGAAAATCTTTCCCCCGCCCGCGATGAATTTGTCGCGGCGTCGTTTCGTCCAGGGTGTCGCCTTCGGTGGCACCATCGCTGCCCTCGGTCTGCTGCGCCCGTCAAAGGCCTGGGCACTAAACATTGCGGGGCAACCTGCCAGCCACAGCGGCACCGACTTTGCGCTCGACATCGCCGAGACACCGGTGAACTACACGGGCCGGCCACGTCTGGCCACCACCGTCAATGGCAGCGTCCCGGGACCAACCCTTCGTTGGAAGGAAGGCACCACTGTCACGATGCGCGTGACCAACCGGTTGCGGGTGCCCACGTCGATCCACTGGCACGGCATCATCGTGCCCTTCCAAGAAGACGGCGTGCCTGGTATCAGCTTCCCAGGCATCGCACCGGGTGAAACCTTCACCTACCGCTTCCCGGTCCGCCAGAGCGGCACCTACTGGTACCACTCGCACTCTGGATTCCAGGAGCAAACCGGCCTGTACGGCGCGCTGGTGATCGAGCCGGCCGGACCTGATCGTCACCCCACCGCCCGTGACTACGTGGTGATGCTCAACGACTGGACCGACCAGAACCCCGAGCACATCTTCGCCACGCTGAAGCGCCAGAGCGATTACTACAACTTCGCGCAGCCCACCGCGCCCGAGTTCTTCCGCGACGTGCGCGAACAGGGCCTGCGTCAGGCACTGGCCGAACGCAAGATGTGGAATCAGATGCGCATGAATTCCACCGATCTCAGCGACGTCTCGGGCTACGCCTTCACCTACCTGATGAACGGTGCCGCCCCGGCCGGCAACTGGATCGGCCTGTTCAAGCCCGGCGAGAAAGTCCGCCTGCGCTTCATCAACGGTTCGTCGATGACGATCTTCGATGTGCGAATTCCAGGGCTGAAGATGACCGTGGTCAGCGCCGATGGCCAGGATGTGGCACCGGTGCCGGTCGACGAGTTCCGCATTTCGGTGGCCGAAACCTACGACGTGATCGTCGAGCCGCAGGAAGACCGGGCGTTCACGATCTTCGCCCAATCAATCGACCGCACCGGCTACGCTCGCGGCACCCTGGCACCGCGGACCGACATGGAAGCGGCGGTGCCAGCGATGGATCCGCGCATGCCTGTGAGCATGGTGGACATGATGGGCGCGATGGCGCAGGGCAACGGACACGGCGGCATGGCCGGGATGAAGGACATACCCGGCATGGACATGAGCAGCATGGCCGCACCGACCGCAGCGGCGGTACATCACGCCCGCACCGAATACCGCAATCCGGGTGTGGACATGCACGTGGACATGCCGCGCACCAACCTTGACGACCCGGGCACGGGCCTGCGCGACAACGGCCGCCGCGTGCTCACATATGCCGACCTGCACACCCTCGGCGGCTCCATCGACCCGCGCGAACCGAGCCGCGAGATCGAGCTGCACCTCACCGGCAACATGGAGCGATACATGTGGTCGTTCGACGGGGTGAAGTTCTCCGACGCCAAGCCGGTTCATTTCCGCAGCGGCGAGCGGCTGCGTCTGATGCTGGTCAACGACACCATGATGAACCACCCCATCCATCTGCACGGCATGTGGAGCGAACTGGAAAGCTCGGACGGGCAGTTCCAGGTGCGCAAGCACACCCTCAACGTACAGCCCGCGCAGCGCATTGCTTACGGCGTGAGCGCGGATAACCTCGGTCGCTGGGCCTACCACTGTCACATGCTGTATCACATGGAGGCGGGCATGTTCCGCGAGGTGGTGGTGTCATGA
- a CDS encoding cytochrome c, translated as MRKHTAHVITAAVTLSAVAIGAGAFVYSGLYNIGADDHHTTPVFTVLETLRDRSIHLRSDDLTVPNLDDPQLILKGAGQYAAMCTSCHLSPGVNDSELRVGMYPQPPNLSKVHVDPKDAFWVTKHGIKMSAMPAWGKAGHDDPTIWSMVAFLEKLPSMTPAEYKAIVAKAPPDEDMDMDEGGGHSHGDSDAQTHGEAPMKGMDMKSGQDATSAPTPATARSVGAKPTGDGHAHP; from the coding sequence ATGAGAAAGCACACCGCACACGTCATCACGGCCGCCGTCACCTTGAGCGCCGTGGCCATCGGCGCCGGCGCGTTCGTCTATTCTGGCCTATACAACATCGGCGCGGACGACCACCACACCACGCCGGTGTTCACCGTGCTGGAAACATTACGCGACCGCTCGATTCACTTGCGTTCGGACGATCTGACCGTGCCGAATCTCGACGATCCGCAGCTGATCCTGAAGGGTGCCGGCCAATACGCGGCGATGTGCACCAGCTGCCATCTGTCGCCCGGCGTGAACGACTCCGAGTTGCGAGTCGGCATGTACCCGCAACCGCCCAACCTCTCCAAGGTCCATGTCGATCCGAAGGACGCCTTCTGGGTCACCAAGCACGGCATCAAGATGAGCGCGATGCCCGCCTGGGGCAAGGCGGGCCACGACGATCCGACGATCTGGAGCATGGTGGCCTTCCTTGAGAAGCTGCCTAGCATGACGCCCGCCGAATACAAGGCCATCGTGGCGAAGGCGCCGCCAGACGAGGACATGGACATGGATGAAGGTGGTGGCCACAGTCACGGGGACAGCGATGCACAAACCCACGGTGAGGCGCCCATGAAAGGCATGGACATGAAGTCCGGCCAGGATGCGACCTCCGCACCGACACCTGCAACGGCCCGCTCGGTCGGTGCGAAGCCGACCGGCGACGGGCACGCGCATCCGTAA
- a CDS encoding copper-binding protein gives MKKHVLAFALIGTLMIAPSFANAQAMAPNMDGMAGMAHDTKSADAQGVGVVKAIDTTQGTITLQHGAIASIGWPAMTMPFKVASADLLKVARVGDKVQFTLRPAGKDTMLTSVTLLQP, from the coding sequence TTGAAAAAGCACGTTCTTGCCTTTGCACTGATCGGCACCCTGATGATTGCGCCGAGTTTCGCCAACGCACAAGCGATGGCCCCGAATATGGACGGCATGGCCGGGATGGCGCATGACACCAAGTCTGCCGACGCACAGGGCGTTGGTGTCGTCAAAGCCATCGATACCACCCAAGGCACCATCACGTTGCAGCACGGGGCGATTGCGTCGATCGGTTGGCCAGCAATGACGATGCCGTTCAAAGTGGCCTCGGCTGACCTATTGAAGGTGGCCAGAGTCGGAGACAAAGTGCAGTTCACTTTGCGACCGGCAGGAAAGGACACGATGTTGACATCGGTCACATTGCTCCAGCCGTAA
- a CDS encoding copper resistance protein B produces MPMPPKPAASSGVDYMKGMDHGAMQGMPVPATPASLAAPAGAMSGMDHGAMPKKDQGGMAGMGAMPGMTMGPMQGGRAPPDARSPDYSDGIGYGSMQGMDMADNTPLGTLLIDQLEAFHGRDANGQVWEAQGWYGNDTNKLWIRTEGERSRGKLDDGDLEAFWNHAIATYWSTQLGARQDIGAGPKRTWAAFGVQGLAPYWFELEATGYISANGRTAARLRADYELLFTQRLILQPDAEINLYGKDDPQGRIGSGVSDVQFGLRLRYEFHRQFAPYIGVNWVRRVGTTADYAQRDHQPVLDRQMVAGVRIWF; encoded by the coding sequence ATGCCGATGCCACCCAAGCCCGCGGCTAGCTCCGGTGTGGACTACATGAAGGGTATGGATCACGGTGCGATGCAAGGCATGCCTGTGCCCGCCACGCCGGCTTCGTTGGCGGCACCCGCCGGCGCCATGTCGGGCATGGATCACGGCGCGATGCCGAAGAAAGATCAAGGCGGAATGGCCGGCATGGGCGCGATGCCAGGCATGACGATGGGTCCCATGCAAGGCGGTCGTGCGCCGCCGGATGCGCGCAGCCCGGATTATTCCGATGGCATCGGCTACGGCTCCATGCAGGGCATGGACATGGCCGACAACACTCCGCTGGGCACGCTGCTGATCGACCAACTCGAAGCGTTCCACGGCCGTGACGCGAATGGCCAGGTCTGGGAAGCCCAGGGCTGGTACGGCAACGATACGAACAAGCTGTGGATCCGCACGGAAGGCGAACGCAGTCGCGGCAAGCTCGACGATGGTGATCTGGAAGCTTTCTGGAACCACGCCATTGCTACCTACTGGAGCACCCAACTGGGTGCTCGCCAAGACATAGGCGCAGGTCCGAAGCGGACGTGGGCGGCGTTCGGCGTGCAGGGGCTGGCGCCGTACTGGTTCGAGCTGGAAGCCACCGGCTATATCAGCGCCAACGGCCGCACCGCCGCGCGCCTGCGGGCCGATTACGAACTGCTATTCACCCAGCGGCTAATCCTGCAGCCCGACGCCGAGATCAACCTGTACGGCAAGGACGATCCGCAGGGCCGCATCGGTAGCGGCGTATCCGACGTGCAGTTTGGCCTACGCCTGCGCTACGAATTCCACCGCCAGTTCGCGCCCTACATCGGCGTGAACTGGGTCCGCCGCGTCGGCACCACCGCCGACTACGCGCAGCGGGATCATCAACCCGTACTCGACCGGCAGATGGTGGCCGGCGTTCGCATCTGGTTCTGA
- a CDS encoding CusA/CzcA family heavy metal efflux RND transporter, giving the protein MIASLIRYAITHRMFVLLAALALALAGVFAAVRTPIDALPDLSDTQVIIQTNWPGQSPQVIEDQVTYPLATTMLSVPGAKTVRGFSFFGGSYVYVLFDDSTDLYWARSRVLEYLSQVRDRLPAGVSPALGPDATGLGWIYEYALVDRTGQHDIGQLRALQDWFLRYQLKTVPDVAEVASLGGMEQAWQVVPDPQQLAARNVTVTQLVDAIRAANGANGGSVIEQGEAEFIVRSEGYLRSREDFERLPIVANTVGVPVLLRDVASVRRGPSFRRGITELDGQGEVAGGVVVLRTGKNAKAAIAAVKDRLAELKHSLPRGVEIVPTYDRSQLIDAAVENLWGKLLEEFIVVALVCALFLGHMRSALVAVITLPLGVLTAFIVMHLQGVSANLMSLGGIAIAIGAMVDAAVVMIENTHKHLEHWRDAHEGQEPRGVARWALVAESAAEVGPALFVSLLIIALSFVPVFALQGQEGKLFKPLAFTKTYAMAAAAGLAITLVPVLMGYLVRGRIRAERDNPLNRGLIALYRPILEAVLRFPKATLLLAGVLFLSAAIPFSQLGSEFMPPMDEGTLLYMPTALPSLSAGKASQLAQLTDRMIKTVPEVDHVFGKAGRAETATDPAPLEMFETTITFKPKDQWRPGMTMDKLKVELDKAVHVPGLTNLFVPPIRNRIDMLATGIKSPIGIKVLGPDPATLQTVADQIETVAKRVPGVSSAIAERAQGGRYVDVRIRPDDAARYGLNQQQVQELIATLVGGDPIGQTVQGRERYPIVVRYPRVDRDSIGALRQLPFVASNGAQLTLDQVADISLDVGPPMLKSENGQLATYVYVDTAGRDLGAVVADLQRVVPQEVKLPPSVTLAWSGQFEYLASALERLKFVVPIALIIIFALIYAVFRQASEAAMIMASVPLALVGGLWLIWLLGHAVSVATMIGFIALAGVAAEFGVVMLLYLRHAWEHHIALNPHAGPDELDEAIREGAVQRVRPKAMTVAVILAGLFPILLGHGAGSEVMQRIAAPMVGGMLTAPLLSMLVVPAAFRLLVLHRIRKANKAPVVLTPYKGTIP; this is encoded by the coding sequence ATGATCGCCTCTCTTATTCGCTACGCCATAACGCACCGCATGTTCGTGCTGTTGGCGGCATTGGCGCTGGCATTGGCCGGCGTCTTTGCGGCCGTGCGTACACCGATAGATGCGCTGCCCGATCTGTCGGACACCCAGGTGATCATCCAGACCAACTGGCCGGGCCAGTCGCCCCAGGTGATCGAAGACCAGGTGACCTATCCCTTGGCCACCACCATGCTCTCGGTGCCCGGGGCCAAGACCGTCCGTGGCTTTTCGTTCTTCGGCGGTTCCTACGTCTACGTGTTGTTCGACGACAGCACTGATCTCTATTGGGCGCGCTCACGCGTGCTGGAGTACCTGAGCCAGGTCCGTGATCGCTTGCCCGCCGGCGTCAGCCCCGCGCTGGGCCCGGATGCCACGGGTCTTGGCTGGATTTACGAGTACGCATTGGTTGATCGCACCGGACAGCACGACATCGGGCAGCTGCGCGCCTTGCAGGACTGGTTCTTGCGCTATCAGCTAAAGACCGTACCCGACGTTGCCGAAGTCGCCAGCCTGGGTGGCATGGAGCAGGCCTGGCAGGTCGTACCTGATCCGCAACAGTTGGCCGCACGCAACGTCACGGTGACACAGCTGGTTGACGCAATTCGTGCCGCCAATGGCGCGAACGGCGGCTCCGTCATTGAACAAGGCGAGGCGGAGTTCATCGTGCGCAGCGAGGGCTATCTGCGCAGTCGCGAAGACTTCGAGCGTCTACCGATTGTTGCGAACACCGTCGGCGTGCCGGTGCTGCTGCGCGATGTCGCCTCCGTTCGGCGAGGCCCCAGCTTCCGGCGCGGCATCACCGAACTGGATGGCCAAGGCGAAGTTGCCGGTGGCGTCGTCGTGTTGCGGACGGGCAAGAACGCGAAGGCGGCGATTGCTGCGGTCAAGGATCGGCTCGCCGAGCTCAAGCACAGCCTACCCCGCGGCGTGGAGATCGTCCCGACCTACGATCGCTCGCAACTGATCGATGCCGCCGTGGAGAACCTGTGGGGCAAGCTGCTCGAGGAGTTCATCGTCGTCGCGTTGGTATGCGCCCTGTTCTTAGGCCACATGCGTTCGGCTCTGGTCGCAGTGATCACGCTTCCGCTCGGCGTATTGACGGCCTTTATCGTGATGCATCTGCAAGGGGTGTCGGCCAACCTGATGTCGCTGGGTGGCATCGCCATCGCCATCGGCGCGATGGTCGATGCGGCGGTGGTGATGATCGAAAACACCCACAAGCATCTGGAACACTGGCGTGATGCGCACGAGGGACAAGAACCCCGGGGCGTTGCGCGTTGGGCACTGGTCGCCGAGTCGGCCGCCGAGGTGGGCCCGGCGCTGTTTGTCAGCCTCTTGATCATCGCGCTGTCGTTCGTGCCGGTGTTTGCGCTGCAAGGCCAGGAAGGCAAGTTGTTCAAGCCGCTCGCCTTCACCAAGACCTACGCGATGGCTGCGGCAGCCGGCCTCGCCATCACCCTGGTGCCGGTGTTGATGGGCTATCTGGTTCGTGGACGGATTCGCGCCGAGCGGGACAATCCGCTCAATCGGGGCCTGATCGCGCTGTATCGACCGATCTTGGAGGCCGTGCTGCGCTTCCCGAAGGCAACCCTTCTGCTGGCCGGCGTGCTGTTTCTCAGTGCCGCGATTCCCTTCAGCCAATTGGGTAGCGAGTTCATGCCGCCGATGGACGAGGGCACCCTGCTGTACATGCCGACCGCACTGCCGAGCCTGTCGGCGGGAAAGGCGTCGCAACTGGCCCAGCTCACGGACCGCATGATCAAAACGGTGCCCGAAGTCGATCACGTGTTCGGCAAGGCCGGGCGGGCGGAGACCGCCACCGATCCGGCGCCGCTGGAGATGTTCGAAACCACCATTACCTTCAAACCGAAGGACCAGTGGCGGCCAGGTATGACCATGGACAAACTAAAGGTCGAACTGGACAAAGCCGTGCATGTGCCTGGCTTGACGAACCTGTTCGTGCCGCCGATCCGCAATCGCATCGACATGTTGGCGACCGGCATCAAGAGCCCTATCGGCATCAAGGTGCTTGGGCCTGATCCCGCGACCTTGCAAACCGTGGCCGATCAGATCGAAACCGTCGCCAAGAGAGTGCCTGGCGTCAGCTCGGCCATTGCCGAACGTGCCCAGGGCGGTCGCTACGTCGATGTGCGTATTCGTCCCGATGACGCCGCTCGCTACGGCTTGAACCAACAACAGGTGCAAGAGCTGATCGCCACTTTGGTGGGGGGCGATCCAATCGGGCAGACCGTCCAGGGCCGCGAGCGTTATCCGATCGTGGTGCGCTATCCACGCGTTGACCGTGATTCGATCGGCGCACTCCGGCAGTTGCCGTTCGTGGCCAGCAACGGTGCCCAGCTGACCCTCGACCAGGTCGCGGACATTAGCCTGGACGTAGGGCCGCCGATGCTGAAGAGCGAGAATGGGCAGCTGGCGACCTATGTTTACGTGGACACTGCCGGCCGTGACCTTGGTGCCGTCGTTGCGGACCTGCAGCGAGTCGTGCCTCAGGAAGTCAAGTTGCCTCCCAGTGTGACGCTGGCCTGGTCGGGTCAATTCGAGTACCTGGCCAGTGCATTAGAACGCCTCAAATTCGTGGTGCCGATCGCGCTCATTATCATCTTTGCACTCATCTATGCGGTGTTCCGCCAGGCAAGTGAAGCGGCCATGATTATGGCCAGCGTACCGCTCGCTCTCGTCGGAGGGCTATGGCTGATCTGGCTACTGGGGCACGCCGTATCCGTGGCGACGATGATTGGGTTTATCGCCCTCGCCGGTGTGGCGGCCGAGTTCGGCGTAGTGATGCTGCTGTATCTGCGTCACGCCTGGGAACATCATATCGCGCTCAATCCACATGCCGGGCCCGATGAACTCGATGAGGCGATTCGCGAAGGCGCCGTCCAACGCGTGCGCCCGAAAGCCATGACCGTTGCCGTAATCCTCGCTGGCCTTTTCCCAATTCTTTTAGGGCATGGCGCTGGATCTGAAGTCATGCAGCGCATCGCGGCTCCGATGGTGGGCGGCATGCTCACCGCGCCGCTGCTGTCCATGCTCGTCGTGCCTGCAGCATTTCGCCTCCTGGTCTTGCATCGAATTCGCAAGGCCAACAAGGCGCCTGTCGTACTTACTCCCTACAAAGGAACCATCCCTTGA